In Cydia splendana unplaced genomic scaffold, ilCydSple1.2 scaffold_160_ctg1, whole genome shotgun sequence, a single window of DNA contains:
- the LOC134805546 gene encoding vacuolar protein sorting-associated protein 16 homolog, with the protein MNWSMDEGLDNMIISGALYGVPIAVVRDRKQFGRIATTAKPVITIYNCVGNVISKILWNSGVLVHMGWSDGEQLLCVQESGDVLVYDMFGAYQKTFNMGQEIRDTKVSKAQLFPNRTGSNTNR; encoded by the exons ATGAACTGGTCCATGGATGAGGGCCTAGACAACATGATCATCAGTGGAGCCCTGTACGGAGTGCCTATTGCTGTGGTGCGGGACCGGAAGCAGTTTGGCAGGATTGCAACCACTGCCAAACCTGTCATAACAATTTACAACTGTGTAGGGAATGTTATATCAAAGATTTtg TGGAACAGCGGAGTCCTGGTCCACATGGGCTGGTCGGACGGGGAGCAGCTGCTGTGTGTGCAGGAGAGCGGAGATGTGCTCGTTTATGACATGTTTGGCGCCTACCAGAAGACATTCAATATGGGGCAAGAAATTAGGGACACTAAG GTCAGCAAAGCACAGCTGTTCCCAAATAGGACTGGCTCTAACACCAACCGCTGA